A section of the Triticum dicoccoides isolate Atlit2015 ecotype Zavitan chromosome 7A, WEW_v2.0, whole genome shotgun sequence genome encodes:
- the LOC119334294 gene encoding uncharacterized protein LOC119334294, producing the protein MDKILAFSILSSSPAEIAGAGYATRLSWRSGGGKQAMEKKQQEDKVERSPRPERKPEASPARFAPEFDGLNCFEYIVSP; encoded by the coding sequence ATGGACAAGATCCTGGCTTTCTCCATCCTCAGCTCGTCGCCGGCAGAGATTGCTGGGGCCGGGTACGCCACGCGACTGTCCTGGCGAAGCGGCGGAGGGAAGCAGGCGATGGAGAAGAAGCAGCAGGAGGACAAGGTCGAGCGGAGCCCACGGCCGGAGAGGAAGCCGGAGGCCAGCCCGGCACGGTTTGCGCCGGAGTTCGACGGCCTCAACTGCTTCGAGTACATAGTATCCCCTTGA